The segment TTAACTGTGAGCACAGCACCCATCGCCGTTTGGCGAGTTACGTCACTCAGTCGAATCAGACGATAGCTATTTTagagccggaggaggagggagagggataggggtaaAGGGCTCACGTAAGACGCTGTTTAATGGGAATAAATATCATGCGAGCGGCATTGGCGTTCTGCATAGGCCAAGGGAGGGACAAGGTCCAGCGAAATGACAAGTGTTGCATGTTGGGCAATTTGTTGCTAAGCACAAATATAGCCAGCTGAAAGTGGAGGGCTGGGACAGTTGGAAGGGGGCTTGCTAGAGTTGATTATAGTATCAAAGACTTGTCATAAATTTGGCATATCATTTGTTATATCATAACCTCCATTACCGCTGTCGGACTTATCGAATTGAAACTTCATAACGAGACAggcagggggagagtggaagagtgtatacgtgtgttcatgttcttgttcttgtttttgttcttgtgttagagagaggaaagaatggagcTTGGCCGATTGGCAGTGGGACTCTGCCAAGGATTAGAGCTCGTGTTGGCGTGGACGCAGGTGGCGCGAGGACCGATCCAGCGAGCCCGAGCGATCACTAAAAGCGTGGCCGTTGTCGTGTGAGGCCGCGCCTCTTGCGTGTGTCAGTCTTCCCGCCGTATCTGCAGTTGGAAGTGTTGCCTTGCCTTATGGCACCAAGAAGGTAGTTTTGCGCCTCGCCGCCGCGGCCGCTCGTGGGCCCGAGAGAAACCTTTTGCGTCCCCGCCATAGATGGGCTTAAACTTGAAGCCAAATAAATGAGCGGCATTATATGAGTGAAAATAgacatttttttaattatctggaCAAAAACTGGACTCCGGTTCGGTGCGAGATGTGCGTGGCAGTATCTTGATAGAGGCCGCTGTCACAGCTCGGCGGTGAGAGGTCACGCAAGAAGTCGTTTTTTTCACATTTGTATAACTGTTCTCTGCAGTGTAGAAGCTGACTTTGCTGTGGCATTTTATATCACATAGAACTGTTTTTATGGAGCCAAGAGAACGTAGTCTGCCCGTTATCGAAATTTAGGAAGTGATAAGGGATGTGTATTGCGGAAGTGATAGACCTGCGAGTGCAGCCCCGTAGTCAGGATGCGTTGTGGGAAAAGTGATGGAACAGAGGTTGAAACGATTGTTTAATGAATAATAGATagtatccctctccctttccctccctctccctttccctccccctccctttccctccccctccctttccctccccctcctctccctcccctccctccctccctccctccctctccccctgtcccccctcccccctgtcccccctctccccctgtccccctctccccctgtccccctgtccccctgtccccctctccccctgttcccctctccccctgtccccctctccccctgttcccctctccccctgtccccctctccccctgtccccctctccccctgtccccctctccccctgtccccctctccccctgtccccctctccccctgtccccctctccccctgtccccctgtccccctctccccctgtccccctgtccccctgtccccctgtccccctgtccccctctcctctcctctcctctctctcctctcctctctctcctctcctctctctcctctctctctcctctcctctctctctcctctctctctcctctctctctcctctctctctcctctctctctcctctctctctcctctctctctcctctctctctcctctcctctctctctcctctctctctcctctctctctctctcctctctctctcctctctctctctctcctctctctctcctctctctctctcctctctctctctctcctctctctctctcctctctctctctcctctctctctctcctctctctctctcctctctctctctcctctctctctcctctctctctctcctctctctctctctcctctctctctcctctctctctcctctctctctctctctctctctctctctcctctctctctctctctctctctctctctctctctctcctctctctctcctctctctctcctctctctctcctctctctctctctctctctctctctctctctcctctctctctctctcctctctctctctctcctctctctctcctctctctctctcctctctctctcctctctctctctctctagttaagtaaataaatagataaatagattttgaGACCTACTGATAAACACAAAGAAGTCGGTAAGTAGGCCTAGGTAGGTAGGTTTGTTGGCAGATGACTGattttatttagatagataattaatattAGACATAAAAAATGGCAAGTAGCTACGTATCAAGAACCGCAGACAACCAGAAAAGAGTTAAGTTGTTTCAGAATTTAAAATCTACAAACAGATTAATTGTGAAGCTGAATGTGTCAACTATTTCTCTTGCAGTCGGGACAAAGTAAACGCCCATAGAAAATGTGATTTTTTGATGATCAAGATTTAGAAGGGAGACTAATGTGAAGTTCATACAGACATGCTTTATTGAACTGGTTACAAGTGAACTAGCAAAGATCGTGTTGGTACAAGACTGTGATGTAACGCCAAGCCAAGCCAAGACACTTGCCTTAAAAATAGTGCAGTACAAATTCCCAATGCTGTGATAGTTCATCGTTCAAGTTTAAAACTAGTACAGAGACGCTGATccacaagaagaaaaacagtacAATTTTCGACGTGATAGAAACTAGATAAGATTTAAACCCACTGCGTTGATTGTTTTGCTGAGCGCTACAAAGTAAACGCCAGGAAGAAGGACTGTCTGCGGCGAGACTTCGGTTCTCTAGATAGACTGTGGACTAGATTGCGCGAGCCTCCAGTTCCGCTTTGAGTTCCACGTCAGAGGGACACATCGCCATGCTCTGTGATTACAAGATGGTTTTCCTTGAGGTCTTCACTACCCCGAAGGGCAGGTGAGGTCGCTGATGCTGATGAGTGAGAGATGTAATTACTGTAACCTGTTTATGAAAGCGTTCTTACTTCCCCGCTCAATACAGATCAAGGAATTACATTTTAAACCACATTTCTCTGAAAGATTAAGATGTTCGGATAAATCGCATTCTTAAGTTACGTTCCCTTCCTGTGCCCCGCGCACGGAAAATGAAAAAACCGAAATGCCGCTCGTTGTCGCTCCCGATCCCCACGGCGCTGAACCGGCGCGTGGCCGAGCgctgggggaggggcgggggccaGCGGGATGCTCTGGGTGCGGCGGGGATTCTTGCTCCGTTTTTGTGTTGAAATGGTTGAAATGCATGTGTTGTGTTTTTTCCATTTTTGAGTATAGCATACCATTTCTAAGGAAGTCCACATAATCTCTTATACTTTGCTGTAACTTGTGGTGAGgtcattttctacttttttatggattatgatgaatcTACTGTGAATTTAGTAATGTCTAGTATTTTATGACAACGAAAAACAGGTATCACTAAGTATATTACAATACCCAGTGTTTgtgaaaattattttgaaatatggtaccatatatataatagatgagtGTATTGTATAGTAGTGTTTCCAGAGGTCTGTGAAATCGCTGAAGAAAATAGTAGTTTAGTTAATCTGTTCAGTTCACCCACTAACATTTAATTTGCTGTCCCACTTGTACCATGTATTCAAGTTAATTTGGACTAATACCATAATTAGACCATTTTCCTTTTCTGGTTTCTCAAATTATGCATTCACATTGAATACATTCTTATTCATGGGTGTTGGGCATTTTTTCTTTGGCATTTTCAATGACTTGGGGCCCTTGGCAGTATACTCGTTAGGTTAAACCTTTGTTGTACTATAGTTATACGGCTTGCTGGGAAAGTGTGTTAAAATCACCATGACTTGTTTAGTGATCTCCCAGTGCCACTGGGAAATACCCAAGCACTGCATAAGAGTCTTCAGAAGTTATATAAAGTATGTACAATATCTGTTACAAAATACTGCTGTTGGTTATGCAGGAGAAAAtcagtgtgtaatatatacatttttcagatATTTATGACTCCAgttgaaaagatatgaaaaagaaaaagaaaagaaaaaaaaatcatatgattgCAGTGATGAGGATTAAATATTTGGAAAGATTGCCATAATAGTAGagttaataattatggtaataaaagtgatcagtttttttttttatttgagtttAATAATGGTATAACTATATTTTAATCTGTAGTATAAAGTGTAATAGCCTTTTCAAGAGGTGCAGAAGCAATTGATTACAATATATTTTGCTTTTCCATCTtcctgtttattcatctgttgTTCATTAAATCAGAATCTCagaaattatctttttctttcagtaCGGAGTGTAGTAGTATGATGGGAGGCATGCGCCACTTCTCAGTCCACCTGGGTGCAGGGCCGCGGTGGTGGGTTTGATGCCCCCCATGCCGCCTACATGTCTACTAGTGCAGAGGGCAGCGGCGTGGGGAAACCATCAGAGCCCCCTGTGGCCGGCACGCGGTCCAAACCTGTGTCGGTAAGGAAGCTTCTCTTTGTGATGTCACAAATGATGCAAACCTTTGAAAGTGGTGGCTCATTTTGAATTGGTCAGTGCTGCCATAtccattttgtatattttgttttggagagagttgtgtgtgttgCTTTGACATACAACCTTATGTGGGCTCTCTATAAAAAGTCTTGGAAATGTGTTGATTTGCAATATGATTTAGATTATGGTAAATATACATTGGAATTATTGACTTTCAGGGTACTGAAGTAGTGTCTGCAGCTCAGAGTGGGTGTGCCCATCTGAGCTTTGAATTCCAACTGGCGGAGCAGACAACGGTTGTGTGGGAAACTGTTGTAGTTGGCCGTCGCCTCTACTTGTCAATTGTGCACTTACCAGAGGGCAGCAAGGAGGCGTTTGTGTCACTGCTGGAGTATGCTGAGGAAGTCCTTGGCTGCTCTCATGTGCTAATCTGCTTCAAGAAGGATCGCAGTGATCGAGGTTAGTGATTATCTTGAAGATTGTCAGTGTTaagttttattttaaatattaggATGAGATGTTAACAAATTGATGTAAACAAGATTGCAAATAGTATTTTTGACTCTTTCCTTTAATATTGTTTGTACTAAAGATACATTTTATAATAAAATTGTTGTTTTAAATATGATTTGTTTTTCTAGTTCTCTTTAATTGTGTTTATGATTTAATAATTACTGAATTGTAGGGTAGTTGTCACATGTATTATTTAGATACTGAAGTCAAACTTGGTTTCCAGCTATGCTCATCCGCACCTTCATGTTCCTCGGATTTGAGGCCATTCCACCTGGCCATCCGATGGCACCCGCCAACAGTGATCACTTCTACATGCTCTATGAGATCGAGTAGTATTGTCACAGGTCAATGTTTCTGTATTGTGGTTGGGTTTTGATAGATTGCAGATTGTTCTCTCCCCTATTTATGAATGAATAGTATCTGCAAGTTTTGTATTTCACAGGTTTTGATTTTCAGACATGTCAGAAGTGATGATTGAATTAGAGGGAAGAACAGTTTGCAGTCTTTTTAACCTAAGAATTGTCTGGTTTCCCCAAGCTGAGTCTTGTTGTTGTGGAGTGGGTTGGAAATTGCTTCGTGGCAGGTAGAGGGCAGAGAGTAAGTGCCTTACTGCTGCACCACTTACGAGTAACTTACAGAATTGCTGTATTGACGTACGGCGTCCTGTTACTTCACCATAAAGACTGGAGCAACATGTAACTTGTATTGGGCAGATATTCTAtagtttgaacatatatatattttctttctttgagtgATTTTATATAATAAGGAAACTGTGGACCAAAGATGTTCTCTCCTGTGCTTGTGTTTGAGGTTTCATTTGTAATTTCATTCGGCATATTCTTATGATGTGCAAAAAGTGTGCCCTAAATAGTAGTTCAATAAGGCTTATTTTAGCATTCCTAaatttgataaagaaaatgagcatTATTGATCCACggcttgactttgctgatggcATCAGTGATCAAAATGGCATCCTACAATCTGATCCTGTACCAAGCTCTTTCCAACAAACTCCACCATAACCTCTGCTGTTTGCTACTAGTaggacatgtataaatataaatctcaaaaacaaaacaaaaaaaatcctaaaaaaaaaagtggaaaacaataaaatgtaaaaaaaaagatgacaaaaaagaaaaaaaacaaagttgaTCTTCATTCCATGTATGTTTTTTGAATCTTTGTAGATTCCCAGTatgttattctttcattttatcacATGTGATTCTACCATTTTATTCAGATATGTAGATGTGCAGTTTACAGTGGCACTTGTAGTTCTTCACGAGTCACCATTATGATTTTGTATTATAAGATTTCCTTTCATTGTACTGGGAGAAACAATCAGTGATTTCTTTTGTTCATATATTCAATAAATCACACAAtaactgtaatttttttttctcctgttgaaGCAACTTATAATTGGAGAGGatctatggaaaaaaaaagaaaaccttgTTTGTTTGAATTCTCATTGAAAATACTTCAGTTACACAAAAAGCAATTGTTTCTTGGAAAAG is part of the Penaeus chinensis breed Huanghai No. 1 chromosome 2, ASM1920278v2, whole genome shotgun sequence genome and harbors:
- the LOC125029731 gene encoding ornithine decarboxylase antizyme 1-like, giving the protein MSTSAEGSGVGKPSEPPVAGTRSKPVSGTEVVSAAQSGCAHLSFEFQLAEQTTVVWETVVVGRRLYLSIVHLPEGSKEAFVSLLEYAEEVLGCSHVLICFKKDRSDRAMLIRTFMFLGFEAIPPGHPMAPANSDHFYMLYEIE